One region of Mycolicibacterium lutetiense genomic DNA includes:
- the istA gene encoding IS21 family transposase, whose amino-acid sequence MAFREVSVNEIREVLRVWLGVAGLPAPGYRTIAAHCGVDRKTVRRYVEAAQAAGLHRSDGVEAVDDGLIGVVADAVRPVRPDGHGAAWEQLLGFEDQITAWVAGDGEQRPLTITKIETLLARQGCVVPYRTLNRFAGERCGFGRKDTTVRVADGDPGVECQIDFGYLGMLTDADDGRRRKVHALIFTAVYSRHMFVWLTYSQTLVAVVAGCQAAWEFFGGVFAVLIPDNLKPVIAAADAVNPRFTQGWLDYAGHVGFLTDPARVRSPKDKPRVERAVQYVRRNFWDGETFISIEQAQQAVTVWCLRTAGTRIHGSTCARPVEVFTTEEQPLLLAVPGAYDVPVFKAVKVHRDFHAEVAKALYSLPEQWIGTTVDVRADGELVKFYHRGVLVKVHPRQPPGGRSTDRADLPEHKAVYALRDLTTLIATCAAHGPNIGIYAERILDDPLPWTRMRTVYRLQGLVRRYGAQRVEQACSVALDLDVVSVNKIASMLERATENTIPVLPLAVGHTATRFSRDPSEFSTTSTSLTVIANADSEGIC is encoded by the coding sequence ATGGCTTTTCGGGAGGTCAGTGTGAACGAGATCAGGGAAGTGCTGCGGGTGTGGCTGGGGGTCGCCGGGCTACCGGCACCGGGCTACCGCACGATCGCCGCGCATTGCGGCGTGGACCGCAAAACGGTGCGCCGCTACGTCGAGGCCGCGCAAGCGGCTGGTCTGCACCGCAGCGACGGCGTTGAGGCCGTCGATGACGGGTTGATCGGGGTTGTCGCCGACGCGGTGCGCCCGGTACGCCCGGATGGCCACGGCGCAGCGTGGGAACAGCTGCTGGGGTTCGAGGACCAGATCACCGCGTGGGTGGCCGGCGATGGTGAGCAGCGTCCGTTGACGATCACCAAGATCGAGACCCTGCTGGCCCGTCAGGGGTGCGTGGTGCCGTATCGGACGTTGAACCGATTCGCTGGTGAGCGTTGCGGTTTCGGCCGCAAGGACACCACGGTGCGGGTCGCCGACGGGGATCCCGGGGTGGAATGCCAGATCGATTTCGGCTACCTCGGGATGCTCACCGACGCCGATGATGGGCGGCGCCGCAAGGTGCACGCGCTGATCTTCACCGCCGTCTACTCCCGGCACATGTTCGTGTGGCTGACCTACTCGCAGACCCTGGTGGCGGTGGTCGCTGGCTGCCAGGCGGCGTGGGAGTTTTTCGGCGGCGTGTTCGCGGTGCTGATCCCGGACAACCTCAAGCCGGTGATCGCTGCCGCTGATGCGGTCAATCCCCGGTTCACCCAGGGGTGGCTCGACTACGCGGGCCATGTCGGATTCCTCACCGATCCGGCTCGGGTGCGCTCCCCCAAGGACAAGCCGCGAGTGGAACGCGCAGTGCAGTACGTCCGCCGAAACTTTTGGGACGGTGAAACATTCATCAGTATTGAGCAGGCGCAGCAGGCTGTCACCGTGTGGTGTCTGCGTACTGCCGGGACCCGTATCCACGGCAGCACCTGTGCACGGCCGGTGGAGGTGTTCACCACCGAGGAGCAACCGCTGCTGCTGGCGGTGCCGGGCGCCTACGACGTGCCGGTGTTCAAAGCGGTCAAGGTGCACCGCGACTTCCACGCCGAAGTCGCCAAAGCCCTCTACTCGCTTCCCGAGCAGTGGATCGGCACCACCGTCGACGTGCGTGCTGACGGTGAGCTGGTGAAGTTCTATCACCGCGGTGTGCTGGTCAAAGTCCACCCCCGTCAGCCTCCGGGTGGCCGCAGTACCGACCGTGCCGATTTACCCGAGCACAAAGCCGTTTACGCGCTGCGGGACTTGACGACGCTGATCGCCACCTGCGCCGCGCACGGCCCCAATATCGGGATCTACGCCGAACGCATCCTCGACGATCCGCTGCCGTGGACGCGGATGCGCACCGTCTACCGACTCCAGGGTCTGGTGCGTCGTTACGGCGCGCAACGCGTCGAGCAGGCCTGTTCGGTGGCACTGGATCTCGATGTCGTCTCGGTCAACAAGATCGCCTCGATGCTCGAGCGTGCCACGGAGAACACGATCCCGGTACTGCCGCTGGCCGTCGGCCACACCGCTACCCGGTTCTCGCGTGATCCCTCTGAATTCAGCACCACCTCAACATCATTGACCGTGATCGCCAATGCCGACTCCGAGGGGATCTGCTGA
- the istB gene encoding IS21-like element helper ATPase IstB has translation MTTTNRVAADPVGADLLRLLKALKLGALADTLPERAALARQHKLSHIGFLETLLADEVSRRESRSAALRAAKAGLDPSMRFDSWTAQQDLRYDRTLLGDLTSLRFLDAGQSAIILGPVGVGKTHLATALGHIAIRRRHSVLFARSDKLFTRLRAARLDHTVDAEIRRLAAVDVLIIDDFALRSLDATETSDFYEIVVERHQNKTTIVTSNREPAEWLTMTADTLLAQSAIDRLTAAAHTLVIEGPSYRQRTRPGQLDPEEPDEHPR, from the coding sequence ATGACTACCACCAACCGCGTGGCCGCAGACCCGGTGGGCGCTGACCTGCTCCGACTGCTCAAAGCACTCAAACTCGGTGCCCTGGCCGACACCCTGCCCGAACGGGCCGCACTTGCCCGCCAGCACAAACTCAGCCACATCGGATTCCTGGAAACACTGCTCGCCGACGAGGTATCCCGACGCGAATCCCGTTCAGCCGCCCTGCGGGCGGCCAAAGCCGGACTCGACCCGAGCATGCGCTTCGACTCTTGGACCGCACAACAGGACCTGCGCTACGACCGCACCCTGCTCGGCGACCTGACCTCGCTACGATTTCTCGACGCCGGACAGTCCGCAATCATCCTCGGGCCCGTCGGCGTAGGCAAAACACATCTGGCAACAGCCCTGGGACACATAGCCATTCGGCGCCGCCACAGCGTCCTGTTCGCCCGATCCGACAAACTGTTCACCCGGCTACGCGCCGCCCGACTCGACCACACCGTCGACGCCGAGATCCGCCGGCTGGCGGCCGTCGACGTCCTGATCATCGACGACTTCGCGCTGCGCTCCCTCGACGCCACCGAAACCAGCGACTTCTACGAAATCGTCGTCGAACGCCACCAGAACAAGACCACCATCGTGACATCAAACCGGGAACCCGCCGAATGGTTGACCATGACCGCCGACACCCTGCTCGCCCAATCAGCCATCGACCGACTCACCGCTGCGGCCCACACCCTGGTCATCGAAGGACCGTCCTACCGCCAACGCACTCGACCCGGCCAGCTTGACCCAGAAGAACCCGACGAGCATCCTCGATAA
- the pstB gene encoding phosphate ABC transporter ATP-binding protein PstB, with protein MAKRLDLKDVNIYYGAFHAVSEVSLSVQPRSVMAFIGPSGCGKSTVLRTLNRMHEVIPGARVEGSVLLDGENIYGAGVDPVGVRKTIGMVFQRPNPFPTMSIRDNVVAGLKLQGVRNKKALDEVAERSLRGANLWNEVKDRLDKPGGGLSGGQQQRLCIARAIAVQPDVLLMDEPCSALDPISTLAIEDLISTLKQDFTIVIVTHNMQQAARVSDQTAFFNLEATGKPGKLIEIDDTEKIFSNPTQKATEDYISGRFG; from the coding sequence ATGGCCAAGCGGCTGGATCTCAAGGACGTCAACATCTATTACGGCGCGTTCCATGCCGTTTCCGAGGTTTCGCTGTCGGTGCAGCCGCGCAGCGTGATGGCCTTCATCGGCCCGTCGGGTTGCGGTAAGTCGACGGTGCTGCGGACGTTGAACCGCATGCACGAGGTGATCCCGGGCGCCCGCGTCGAAGGTTCGGTGTTGCTCGACGGTGAGAACATCTACGGCGCCGGGGTGGACCCGGTGGGGGTTCGCAAGACCATCGGCATGGTGTTCCAGCGCCCGAATCCGTTCCCCACCATGTCGATTCGTGACAACGTGGTGGCCGGTCTGAAGCTGCAGGGCGTGCGCAACAAGAAGGCCCTGGACGAGGTGGCCGAACGCTCGCTGCGCGGAGCCAACCTGTGGAACGAGGTCAAGGACCGTCTGGACAAGCCCGGCGGCGGCCTGTCTGGTGGTCAGCAGCAGCGGTTGTGCATCGCCCGCGCGATCGCGGTGCAGCCGGACGTGCTGCTGATGGATGAGCCCTGCTCGGCGCTCGACCCGATCTCGACGCTGGCGATCGAGGATCTGATCTCCACGCTCAAGCAGGATTTCACGATCGTCATCGTCACGCACAACATGCAGCAGGCTGCCCGGGTGAGCGATCAGACCGCGTTCTTCAATCTGGAGGCCACCGGTAAGCCTGGCAAGCTGATCGAGATCGACGACACCGAGAAGATCTTCTCCAACCCCACCCAGAAGGCAACCGAGGACTACATCTCCGGCCGCTTCGGCTGA
- a CDS encoding quinone oxidoreductase family protein: MLAALVTEWGKHPVYTDVPEPQSHDGAEVAAVEASALTNLTRALVSGKHYASKEVQLPAIPGVDGVARLADGRRIYTGSLGYSGMMAQRALVDPHSGVEIPAHVDSVTAAALPNPGISAWTALSHAAAVKPGDHVLVLGATGVTGSMAVQLATAMFGAETVVAAGRNTARLAWLRSAGAHATIALGEQDLGARVAEMHARRPFDAVLDYLWGEPAAQVLTALAASHPAAHYHPTRFVQIGSMTGPTLPLDAGVLRGTGITLSGVGIGSVPPEVLIRARTEALPRLFAMVADGKLELRTQARPLADVAEAWSSAEPSGTRVVLTP; this comes from the coding sequence ATGCTGGCAGCACTGGTCACCGAATGGGGCAAGCACCCCGTCTACACCGACGTACCTGAGCCCCAGTCGCACGACGGCGCCGAGGTGGCGGCCGTCGAAGCATCGGCCCTGACCAACCTCACCCGCGCCCTGGTGTCAGGAAAGCACTACGCCAGCAAGGAAGTTCAGCTCCCGGCCATTCCCGGCGTCGACGGTGTCGCCCGTCTCGCCGACGGCCGCCGCATCTACACCGGCTCCCTCGGATACTCGGGGATGATGGCGCAGCGCGCACTCGTCGACCCCCACTCCGGCGTCGAGATACCGGCGCACGTCGACTCGGTGACCGCCGCCGCCCTGCCCAACCCGGGGATTTCTGCCTGGACCGCACTGTCGCACGCCGCAGCGGTCAAACCCGGCGATCATGTGCTGGTACTGGGGGCTACCGGCGTAACCGGTTCGATGGCAGTGCAATTGGCCACCGCCATGTTCGGTGCCGAGACGGTGGTGGCCGCCGGCCGCAACACCGCGCGGCTCGCATGGCTGCGCTCGGCCGGAGCCCACGCCACCATCGCCCTCGGCGAGCAGGACCTGGGCGCCCGGGTCGCCGAGATGCATGCCCGGCGCCCGTTCGACGCGGTACTCGACTACCTATGGGGCGAGCCCGCCGCCCAGGTGCTCACCGCGCTGGCGGCCAGCCATCCGGCCGCGCATTACCACCCGACCCGGTTCGTCCAGATCGGGTCGATGACGGGGCCGACGCTACCGCTGGATGCCGGGGTGCTGCGCGGTACCGGGATCACCCTGAGCGGCGTGGGCATCGGCAGTGTCCCGCCAGAGGTGTTGATCCGGGCCCGCACCGAGGCGCTGCCCCGACTGTTTGCCATGGTCGCCGACGGGAAGCTCGAATTACGCACCCAGGCAAGGCCATTGGCCGACGTCGCCGAGGCCTGGTCCAGTGCTGAACCCTCGGGGACGCGCGTCGTGCTGACCCCCTGA
- a CDS encoding MarR family winged helix-turn-helix transcriptional regulator: MKTKPELIDAITGLMATVSDRLGNDGDGDAERDFMAAGCPPRLQQAVRTLPTSSIHLLAEIADGPISVVGLAARSGRLKGTVSKHVQRLVEAGLAVRKPVPGNRKEIELGLTADGELVVDVHRQLHEEMDRGTREFLLRYSGADLQVLVKILGDLAGAHKDGVRLVPPAGRS; encoded by the coding sequence GTGAAAACCAAACCCGAGCTGATCGACGCCATCACCGGGCTCATGGCCACGGTGTCCGACCGGCTCGGGAACGACGGGGACGGCGACGCGGAGCGTGACTTCATGGCCGCCGGATGCCCGCCGCGACTGCAGCAGGCCGTGCGGACGCTACCGACGTCGTCGATACACCTGCTGGCGGAGATCGCCGACGGCCCGATCAGCGTGGTCGGGCTGGCGGCACGGTCCGGCCGGCTCAAGGGCACGGTGTCCAAACACGTACAGCGGCTGGTCGAGGCCGGCCTCGCGGTTCGTAAGCCCGTACCCGGCAACCGCAAGGAGATCGAGCTCGGCCTGACCGCCGACGGCGAACTCGTCGTCGATGTGCACCGGCAACTGCACGAGGAGATGGACCGCGGGACCCGCGAGTTCCTGCTGCGCTACAGCGGCGCGGACCTGCAGGTGCTGGTGAAGATCCTGGGGGACCTGGCCGGCGCGCACAAGGACGGGGTCCGTCTCGTGCCGCCCGCCGGCCGGTCCTGA
- the phoU gene encoding phosphate signaling complex protein PhoU, giving the protein MRTQYHEQLHSLTDQLGAMCDVAGTAMEHATQALLQADLALAEQVISDHDQMSTLSIQAEESAFVLLALQAPVAGDLRAVVGSIQIVADVDRMGALALHVAKIARRRHPQHVLPEEVNGYFAEMGRVAVELGHAAREVLLTQDPEKAARIQEEDDAMDDLHRHLFSVLMDREWKHGVTAAVDVTLLSRFYERFADHAVEVARRVIFQVTGSYPEDESVSSK; this is encoded by the coding sequence ATGCGTACCCAATACCACGAGCAGCTGCATTCACTCACGGACCAACTCGGCGCGATGTGCGATGTGGCGGGTACCGCAATGGAGCATGCCACCCAGGCGCTGCTGCAGGCCGATCTGGCCCTCGCCGAACAGGTCATCAGCGATCACGATCAAATGAGCACGCTCAGCATCCAGGCCGAGGAGTCTGCGTTCGTGTTGCTCGCGCTGCAGGCGCCCGTGGCCGGTGATCTGCGTGCGGTGGTGGGTTCCATTCAGATCGTCGCCGACGTGGACCGGATGGGCGCGCTGGCGCTGCATGTGGCCAAGATCGCGCGCCGCCGCCACCCTCAACACGTGCTGCCCGAAGAAGTGAACGGGTACTTCGCCGAGATGGGCCGGGTGGCCGTCGAACTGGGGCACGCCGCCCGTGAGGTGCTGCTCACCCAGGATCCGGAAAAGGCCGCCCGGATCCAGGAGGAAGACGATGCGATGGATGACCTGCATCGCCACCTGTTCTCGGTGCTGATGGACCGGGAGTGGAAGCACGGCGTGACCGCTGCCGTCGACGTGACATTGTTGAGCCGCTTCTACGAGCGCTTCGCCGACCACGCCGTCGAGGTGGCCCGGCGGGTCATCTTCCAGGTCACCGGTTCCTACCCGGAAGACGAGTCGGTTTCCTCGAAGTAG
- a CDS encoding LCP family glycopolymer transferase: MSDGDNATPGRRRRAPEDSSDNQWITRSREPLPGAAPWERQDAPPPDDSPLDEATGSHADGVTVADLIAKVAGTGFAPTRHRLEPDDPEPEAEPEPEPEPAYAPAYVRPRVPDPTDVIEAVRIDPEEDEPRDFLEAEEFPEPFEDSPDHRAFDAANTDVLPALPVYEYDLPTAPPSWQARPAPQDTHDRADTDEIEKVRPPINRRVLLAGRAATAMLAILTLVLTGSAWQWQSSKNNSLNKVAALDLNSRDILDPNSQFGDENFLIVGTDSRFGENGGMGAGGTEDAGGARSDTIMLVNIPADRRRVVAVSFPRDLSITPMKCEPWNPESATYGPLYDEETETYGPDEIYTETKLNSAFAFGGPKCLVKVIQKLSGLSINRFMAVDFSGFSKMVDAVGGIEVCSTTPLEDYELGTVLANAGRQTIDGHTALNYVRARQVTTEYNGDYGRIKRQQLFLSSLLRTLISRDTFFSLTKLNNVVNMFISDSFVDNIKTKDLVDLGQSVQGVNAGRITFVTVPTVGYADEYGNEVPRTDDMRSLFDAIINDDPLPGEKNPDNTPVPGTPESATSSVQAAAPSETPQSTAPAPAPVSTGSGETVNAITTEPQQVTVQVSNSTGQSGLASTAATELEEHGFNVNTPDDYPSILPATTVFFSPGNEEAAATVASSFTNPTIERVTGMGDVVQVVLGSDFYSVGAPSPSGSEVQVHVLKGTGASPTHLPEDLTVTNAADTTCE, translated from the coding sequence ATGAGTGACGGTGATAACGCCACTCCCGGCCGTCGACGCCGCGCCCCGGAGGATTCGTCGGACAACCAATGGATTACCCGATCCCGTGAGCCTTTGCCAGGCGCCGCGCCGTGGGAACGCCAGGATGCGCCGCCACCCGACGATTCACCCCTCGATGAGGCCACCGGCAGTCACGCTGACGGGGTAACTGTCGCCGATCTGATCGCCAAGGTCGCCGGGACCGGGTTCGCGCCGACCCGCCACCGACTGGAACCCGACGACCCGGAGCCCGAAGCAGAGCCAGAGCCCGAGCCAGAGCCCGCGTATGCACCGGCGTATGTCCGCCCCCGGGTACCCGACCCGACCGACGTGATCGAAGCGGTGCGGATCGACCCTGAGGAGGATGAACCCCGGGATTTCCTCGAGGCCGAGGAGTTCCCGGAGCCTTTCGAGGACTCTCCGGATCACCGTGCGTTCGACGCCGCGAACACCGACGTACTGCCGGCCCTGCCGGTCTACGAGTACGACCTACCCACGGCGCCCCCGTCGTGGCAGGCCCGCCCGGCGCCGCAAGATACGCACGATCGCGCCGACACCGATGAAATCGAAAAGGTACGGCCACCGATCAACCGCCGGGTGTTGCTGGCCGGACGAGCCGCCACGGCGATGCTCGCGATCCTCACCCTGGTGCTGACCGGCAGTGCCTGGCAGTGGCAGAGCTCGAAGAACAACAGCCTCAACAAGGTGGCTGCGCTCGACCTCAATTCACGCGACATCCTCGACCCCAACTCCCAGTTCGGCGATGAGAACTTCCTGATCGTCGGCACCGACAGCCGGTTCGGCGAGAACGGCGGTATGGGCGCCGGCGGCACCGAGGACGCCGGCGGAGCCCGGTCCGACACCATCATGCTGGTGAACATCCCGGCGGACCGGCGGCGTGTTGTCGCCGTGTCGTTCCCGCGCGATCTGTCGATCACCCCGATGAAGTGCGAGCCCTGGAACCCGGAGTCGGCGACCTACGGTCCGCTGTATGACGAGGAGACCGAGACCTACGGCCCGGACGAGATCTACACCGAGACCAAGCTGAACTCGGCCTTCGCCTTCGGCGGCCCGAAATGCCTGGTGAAGGTGATCCAGAAGTTGTCGGGCCTGTCCATCAACCGGTTCATGGCCGTCGACTTCTCGGGCTTCTCGAAGATGGTCGACGCAGTCGGCGGGATAGAGGTGTGCAGCACCACCCCGCTCGAGGATTATGAGTTGGGCACCGTGCTGGCCAACGCCGGCCGTCAGACGATCGACGGCCACACCGCGCTGAACTACGTGCGCGCCCGCCAGGTCACCACCGAGTACAACGGGGATTACGGCCGCATCAAACGACAGCAGCTGTTCCTCTCCTCGCTGCTGCGCACGCTGATCTCCCGGGACACCTTTTTCTCGCTGACCAAGTTGAACAACGTGGTCAACATGTTCATCAGCGACAGCTTCGTTGACAACATCAAGACCAAGGACCTCGTCGACCTCGGACAGTCGGTCCAGGGTGTGAACGCGGGCCGGATCACCTTCGTGACGGTGCCGACGGTGGGTTATGCCGACGAATACGGCAACGAGGTCCCGCGCACCGACGACATGCGATCCCTGTTCGACGCGATCATCAACGACGACCCGCTGCCCGGTGAGAAGAATCCGGACAACACCCCGGTGCCCGGCACCCCGGAATCGGCGACCTCGTCCGTCCAGGCCGCTGCCCCCTCGGAGACACCCCAGTCGACAGCGCCGGCGCCTGCGCCGGTCTCAACGGGCAGCGGTGAGACGGTCAACGCCATCACCACCGAACCACAGCAGGTCACGGTGCAGGTGTCGAACTCGACGGGCCAGAGCGGGCTGGCTTCGACCGCGGCCACCGAACTGGAGGAACACGGTTTCAACGTCAACACCCCCGACGACTACCCGAGCATTCTTCCGGCGACGACGGTGTTCTTCTCCCCCGGGAACGAGGAAGCGGCGGCGACCGTGGCCAGCTCCTTCACCAACCCGACCATCGAGCGGGTGACGGGCATGGGCGACGTGGTGCAGGTGGTGCTGGGCTCCGATTTCTACTCGGTGGGCGCCCCGAGCCCGAGCGGGTCGGAAGTGCAGGTGCACGTGCTGAAAGGCACCGGCGCCAGCCCGACGCATCTCCCCGAGGACCTGACCGTCACCAACGCCGCCGACACCACCTGCGAATAG
- the dusB gene encoding tRNA dihydrouridine synthase DusB has protein sequence MRIGPFALPSPVVLAPMAGVTNVAFRTLCRELEIARAGTVSGLYVCEMVTARALVERHPVTLHMTTFGPDESPRSLQLYTVDPETTYLAAKMIADEGMADHIDMNFGCPVPKVTKRGGGSALPYKRRLFGQIVAAAVRGVAGTDIPVTVKFRIGIDDAHHTHLDAGRIAAEEGAVAVALHARTAAQRYSGTADWDQIAALKAHVTGIPVLGNGDIFEAEDALAMMAATGCDGVVIGRGCLGRPWLFAELSAAFNGRRAATPPNLGEVADIVRRHGELLTEHFGEDKAMRDIRKHVAWYMHGFPAGADLRRGLALVKTRAELDGLLDQLDGDAPFPPAATGPRGRQGSAASVSLPEGWLDDPDDCAVPVGADVMHSGG, from the coding sequence TTGCGGATCGGGCCGTTCGCGTTGCCGAGCCCCGTCGTGCTCGCTCCGATGGCCGGGGTGACCAACGTGGCGTTCCGCACGCTGTGCCGCGAGCTCGAGATCGCCCGCGCCGGAACCGTCAGCGGGCTGTATGTGTGCGAGATGGTCACGGCGCGGGCCCTGGTCGAGCGCCACCCGGTGACCCTGCACATGACGACGTTCGGCCCCGACGAATCGCCGCGGTCGCTGCAGCTCTACACCGTGGACCCCGAAACCACCTACCTCGCGGCCAAGATGATCGCCGACGAGGGCATGGCCGACCACATCGACATGAATTTCGGCTGCCCGGTGCCCAAAGTCACCAAGCGTGGCGGCGGATCGGCACTGCCTTACAAGCGTCGCCTGTTCGGCCAGATCGTGGCGGCTGCGGTGCGGGGCGTTGCGGGCACCGACATTCCGGTGACGGTGAAGTTCCGGATCGGCATCGACGACGCCCATCACACCCATCTGGACGCCGGGCGGATCGCTGCCGAGGAGGGGGCGGTAGCCGTCGCACTCCATGCCCGCACTGCGGCACAACGTTATTCGGGCACCGCCGACTGGGATCAGATCGCGGCGCTCAAAGCCCATGTCACCGGCATCCCGGTACTGGGCAACGGTGACATCTTCGAGGCCGAGGACGCGCTCGCGATGATGGCTGCGACCGGCTGCGACGGCGTGGTGATCGGCCGCGGCTGCCTGGGTCGGCCATGGCTGTTCGCCGAACTCTCGGCAGCGTTCAACGGGCGCCGCGCGGCCACCCCGCCGAACCTGGGCGAGGTGGCCGACATCGTGCGCCGCCACGGCGAACTGCTCACCGAGCACTTCGGCGAGGACAAGGCCATGCGCGACATCCGCAAGCACGTGGCGTGGTACATGCACGGGTTCCCGGCCGGCGCCGACCTGCGGCGGGGGCTGGCCCTGGTCAAGACCCGTGCCGAACTCGACGGGCTGCTCGACCAACTGGACGGCGACGCCCCGTTCCCGCCCGCGGCCACCGGACCGCGCGGGCGCCAGGGCTCGGCCGCTTCGGTGTCGTTGCCCGAGGGATGGCTCGACGATCCTGACGACTGCGCAGTACCGGTCGGGGCCGATGTGATGCATTCCGGAGGCTGA
- a CDS encoding acyl-ACP desaturase, producing the protein MSQEYTDLQLLHELEPVVETSINRHMRMRKDWNPHDFIPWSDGKNYYALGGQDWEPGQSKLSEVAKTAMVQNLLTEDNLPSYHREIAMNMGMDGAWGDWVNRWTAEENRHGIALRDYLVVTRAVDPVELEELRVEQVTRGFSPGQNQQGDLFAESLFDSVMYVSFQELATRVSHRNTGKACDDPIADQLLQRISADENLHMIFYRDVSAAGLDISPNQGMGSLHRVLDNFRMPGYTVPDFRRKAVIIAVGGVYDPRIHLDDVVMPVLRKWRIFEREDFTGEGARLRDDLGRIIEELEDACDKFEVAKERRLERERKVAEKKAMKNLLVSSSSTA; encoded by the coding sequence ATGTCGCAGGAATACACCGACCTGCAGCTCCTGCATGAACTCGAGCCTGTCGTTGAGACCAGCATCAACCGCCACATGCGGATGCGTAAGGACTGGAACCCACACGACTTCATCCCGTGGTCAGACGGCAAGAACTACTACGCGCTCGGCGGCCAGGACTGGGAGCCGGGACAGTCCAAGCTGTCCGAGGTCGCCAAGACCGCGATGGTGCAGAACCTGCTCACCGAGGACAACCTGCCCTCGTATCACCGCGAGATCGCGATGAACATGGGCATGGACGGCGCCTGGGGCGACTGGGTGAACCGCTGGACTGCCGAGGAGAACCGGCACGGCATCGCCCTGCGCGACTACCTCGTGGTGACCCGCGCCGTCGACCCCGTCGAGCTGGAAGAACTGCGCGTCGAGCAGGTCACCCGCGGCTTCTCCCCCGGTCAGAACCAGCAGGGCGACCTGTTCGCCGAGAGTCTGTTCGACTCGGTGATGTACGTGTCGTTCCAGGAACTCGCGACCCGCGTCAGCCACCGCAACACCGGTAAGGCCTGCGACGACCCGATCGCCGACCAACTGCTGCAGCGCATCTCCGCCGACGAGAACCTGCACATGATCTTCTACCGGGACGTCTCGGCGGCCGGTCTGGACATCTCTCCCAACCAGGGCATGGGCTCGCTGCACCGCGTGCTGGACAACTTCAGGATGCCCGGTTACACGGTTCCCGACTTCCGCCGTAAGGCCGTCATCATTGCCGTCGGCGGCGTGTACGACCCGCGTATCCACCTGGACGACGTGGTGATGCCCGTGCTGCGCAAGTGGCGCATCTTCGAGCGCGAGGACTTCACCGGCGAGGGTGCCCGACTGCGCGACGACCTCGGCCGCATCATCGAGGAACTCGAGGACGCGTGCGATAAGTTCGAGGTGGCCAAGGAACGCCGCCTGGAGCGCGAGCGCAAGGTCGCCGAGAAGAAGGCCATGAAGAACCTGCTGGTGTCGTCCTCGTCGACGGCATGA
- a CDS encoding TetR/AcrR family transcriptional regulator yields the protein MPSGQRRGRWSGVPLQERAARRRDELVAAGVNLLGKAEGPALTVRAVCRAAELTERYFYESFTDRDTFVRAVYDDVCARAMSALTTAATPRDAVEQFVALMVDDPTRGRVLLLAPESEPVLTRSGAEWMPNFIGLLQRKLTRIADPVRQTMVATGLIGALTALFSAYLDDRLPASREQFIDYCVDMLLGRAGSF from the coding sequence GTGCCATCCGGTCAACGCCGCGGCCGATGGTCGGGCGTTCCGCTGCAGGAACGCGCCGCCCGTCGTCGCGACGAACTGGTCGCAGCCGGGGTGAACCTGCTGGGCAAGGCCGAGGGGCCGGCCCTGACCGTTCGCGCGGTCTGCCGCGCGGCCGAACTCACCGAACGATATTTCTACGAGAGCTTCACCGACCGTGACACGTTCGTCCGGGCCGTCTACGACGACGTCTGCGCGCGGGCAATGTCGGCACTGACGACGGCCGCTACACCCCGCGACGCGGTGGAACAATTCGTCGCACTGATGGTGGATGATCCGACCCGGGGCCGGGTGCTGCTGCTCGCCCCCGAATCCGAACCCGTGTTGACCCGCTCGGGCGCGGAGTGGATGCCCAACTTCATCGGCCTGCTGCAGCGCAAGCTGACCCGCATCGCCGACCCGGTGCGCCAGACGATGGTCGCCACCGGTCTGATCGGAGCGTTGACCGCACTGTTCAGCGCGTATCTCGACGACAGGCTGCCGGCCAGTCGTGAACAGTTCATCGACTATTGCGTGGACATGCTCCTCGGGCGGGCCGGCAGTTTCTGA